Proteins co-encoded in one Papaver somniferum cultivar HN1 chromosome 5, ASM357369v1, whole genome shotgun sequence genomic window:
- the LOC113280462 gene encoding uncharacterized protein LOC113280462, giving the protein MPLNYIWNSAIPTKVSFLVWDAAMNGLPTIDRLRRRGMAIRNINCCLCHQEHESISHIFIQCEFAKKVLDHFLNLLEIRWRPPDSCMDLVVSWQLKFRTEPREFLKFCFPFAIWQQIWEEMNDRVFRNKEKTVERVIIQVKASLFSRARVHESFKHFKFVGFMHGWEVFK; this is encoded by the coding sequence ATGCCGTTGAATTACATTTGGAATTCAGCCATCCCAACGAAAGTGTCATTTCTAGTTTGGGATGCAGCAATGAATGGATTACCAACTATTGATCGTTTACGTCGAAGAGGGATGGCAATCAGAAACATTAACTGTTGTCTGTGTCATCAAGAACACGAATCAATTTCACACATCTTTATTCAATGTGAGTTTGCAAAGAAAGTGTTGGATCATTTCTTAAACTTGTTGGAAATTAGATGGAGGCCGCCAGATTCATGTATGGATTTGGTTGTGTCTTGGCAGTTGAAATTCAGGACCGAACCAAGGGAATTTCTTAAATTCTGTTTTCCCTTCGCCATATGGCAGCAAATCTGGGAGGAAATGAACGATAGAGTTTTCCGCAACAAGGAAAAAACAGTAGAAAGGGTTATCATTCAAGTGAAGGCTTCCTTATTCAGTAGGGCGAGAGTTCATGAATCCTTTAAGCATTTTAAGTTTGTGGGTTTCATGCACGGTTGGGAGGTTTTTAAGTAG